The following is a genomic window from Mus caroli chromosome 17, CAROLI_EIJ_v1.1, whole genome shotgun sequence.
GCTTCCTGCTACAAAGTGAAGCATCTCTTGATGAAGGCCCAGAGCAGCAATCTATGGGGACAAATATTCAGAAGGCAGTTTCACAGCACAACCATTTGGCAGAGCAACGGAAGGCAAGTTTCTCTCCTTGTTGTGTAACCTTGGAGTGTGGGCTCTAGTCAGGTTATAGCACTGAGCGTGGTCCCCTCCTGCAGAGCAGCCTTGAGTCCACCATAGCTCTCATGCCACCAGTGCACCAGCAGCCACATCTTGCCACCAGCTGGAGTTGCAGCACTCGAGGTCCACCCCTGGATAAGACCACTGATGACTTTAGTCCCCAACAGACCGAATGTcaccttctggtactatgaaaTTGATTCAGCTGGGAGGAAATCTCCAGGTCAATTCCAGTTTGGTTTCTGCATGACCCAGGAAGACACCAAAGTGACTGGTGTCTTCAGCAACTGAGTCTTGTCATCTAATTATGGTGAGCAACCCAGAGTAATGACAAGAGCCTGTGTCGTTTGGAGAGCTCTAGGGAGAAACATCTCTGGCTTTTGATGGTCATGTCTGGCCTTTGTGCAATTTAAAGGTACAAGTCTCCAGTTACGCAAGTGTATCTTCCTCAGGGAACAAGGCAACCGCTTTAAGTAATGCTTACATCAGGTGACAAttaagaaagttctagaatatgCCTGAGGTGGTAGCAGAGCATGATGTCTCAGCCCGATACAGATGTGTTGAAAAGGAGCCTAGCACCGGGCAGAGGGGGAGTAACATGTAGGAGAAAGTGTGGCTGCTAAAAAGAGTTCCAAGGGGGCTGGtgaggagggctggtgagatggctcagcaggtaagagcactgactgctcttccgaaggtcctaaattcaaatcccagtaaccacacggtggcttacaaccacccgtaatgagatctgacgacctcttctggtgcatctgaagacagctacagtgtacttatgaataataataaataaatctttaaatatatatatattaaaaaaaaaaagaattccaaggAAGACAAAGAAGGTGAATGAAGAGGTGATTGCCTGACTGTCGCAGGTTCAATGGCTCAGTTTCACCTCTTCCAAGGGCCTCCAGCTGCAATGTTGGCACAGGCGAGGCAGGTATGGCGGTGGGGGGAGCTCCTGGAATCTTGGTCTTACGGCGACAGATCGAGATGGCGGGCACAGTATTTCTCAAGGTAAAGGACCATGCACTTGGACAGTAGGCACTGTCTACCTACCGTCCGAGTTTTACTTGGACAAAAAAGGAACGTTTCTAGAAAGCTGGACACCTTCTGAAAACGAATATCAGGTGTGGCAAGATCCAGGCCTCCTCTCCTAGCTCCCTAAGCTACATTGTTCAATAAATCCCCCGGCGAGTCCTAGTCTAAGTCCAGTCCCAGAGACagctctcttccccctttctctagCGAGCCTAACGGGAGTCAGGGGGCGCAAAGCAGCTGGGAATTGTAGTTCTGGACGATCGATTGGTTACAGGCCAGCACGTGGGCCAGATTGCAGCGGGAACGATGGTGGCGGGCAGGTGTGTCCCTTAAGCCTCTTCTCACCCTTCGGTGAGCATCTCCGTGAGCTTCTTCCCGCGTGGGCACCGGGAACAGCGCAACCTCGTCCGAGAACTTTCATGGGACCAATACGCgggtttttcttatttattcgAACGCGTACCTCCAACGAGGACCCCACCCACAGACTTATTCCGGCCTTCTTCAGTTCCGCCTATTCTGTTCTCGGAAGTGGATGAGCCAGTGACTCCCGCAAAGCACCCCGGGTGTTGTAGTTCCGGAAGCCAAGCCGGAGTGCGCGTCGTCATGTGGCCCAGAGTGCTGCTGGGGGAGGCCCGGGTGGCTGTGGACGGATGTCGCGCTCTGTTGTCTCGCCTCGCCGTGCGTTTCTCCCCGCCATGGACTGCTGTGAGCTGCTCACCCCTGCGGAGGAGCCTGCATGGAACTGCGACGCGAGCTTTCCCACTCATCCCCATAGTGGTGGAGCAGACGGTACGGGGACCTGATGGGGACATGGCGCGGAGGCTTGTAGTCTGTCGGCGTGCAAGGGACGCTGACCTTTCACCTCTTCTTTTCCCACGAAGGGTCGAGGCGAGCGCGCTTATGACATATACTCGAGGCTGTTGAGGGAACGCATCGTGTGCGTCATGGGCCCGGTGAGCGACCCCGGTCCTTCCCGGGCACCCCTTGCTGTCTCTCCAACATTTCTCCTTTGTCAAGCTCTGTGTCATATGCCCCACTCTTCGCCCCTCATCCTTGGTGACCTCCTAGACCCTAGGCCCTGACcttaaacattctttaaaaaaaaaaaaaaaacttgagtaaAATTCTTGCTTTGTAGTACAGGCTAGCCCCTACCTTTCCATCGTCCTGCCATAGCTTCCCAAACGTTGGAGTGTAAAATGTGCATTCTTCCCAAAGTCTGCTGTTGTCAGCTATTCTTTGTTTCGTTTTATCCTGTAGTCTTCTGAGTCAgggtcccaggctggccttgaactccccatGTAGCTGACAGGACATTTGAGGGAGGGATGAGGTCCCTAAACCAGACCAGGTTTAGGCAGTGCTTAAACACAGGGCCTTTTGCCTGCTAGGAGAACACTCCATCCCAGCCCTGTCCCCAGTTTAGGGTCTTCCACTATCTGGGgcttcctgagccatctcttcctgtGCTGGAAATTCCTGGTTCCCAGGGCCTCAACTCCTTAAGCCTCTATCCATCCCACCTTCAACCCGAGGATACCTCTGTTCTCCCCACCTGCAGATTGACGACAGTGTGGCCAGTCTGGTCATCGCCCAGCTGTTGTTCTTACAGTCTGAAAGCAACAAGAAGCCCATTCATATGTATATCAACAGCCCAGGtaagccaggccagcctggttgtgGGGTCTGAGATAGCCCCTTTGGGGAAGACGTGCAGCCTTGTGCCTCCTACagaatctaaaatttaaaatcgCTCAAAGCAGGGTATGTTagtgcacacatttaattccttcacttgggaggcagaggcaggcggatttctgaattcgaggccagcctggtctacagagtgagttccaggacagccaaggctacacagagaagaaatcctatcttgaaaaaccaaaaaaaaaaaaaaaaagtagaaagaaagaaaccctttctcggaaaaaaaaaagaagaagaagaagaaaagaaaaaaaatcacaaacaaacaaaacctgttttgagacagagtttcactctgtagcccagattcTCTGCAGaaatagttcatttttaaaaaaaatattaagccgagtggtagtggcacacgcctttaatcccagcacttgggacaaggcaggcggatttctgggtttgaggctagccagggctacacagagaaactctgtgggctcctgcctgtcctgtgggtcctgggcattGAGTTGAGTTTGTTAGGTTTGGTGGAGAGCGCTGTCACCGGATAATACTTCTCAGCTGCTCAAGGATGGGCAGTTTCAATGACTGGACATTTGGCGGGCTGTCAGTTAGGCACTCATCTGTCTTCTCATCAAAGCTCCACATGGACAATAAGAATACTTACctctgccaggcggtggtggcgcacacctttaatcccagcacttgggaggcagaggcaggtgaatttctgagttcgaggccagcctggtctacaaagtgagttccaggacagccagagctacacagagaaaccctgtctcaaaaaaaaaaaaagaatgctcccCTCTGATTTGCCCTGGGCCTGTGtgcctggaagagcaggaagtagCTAACTTTACTATGTTGATGCACAGCTGAGAGGTGGCTAACAGCCCTTTGGTTCCTTTTATTTAATTCTGTGTGTGTTGTCACATGTACATGTCTGATCATAGCTAACTCTGAAGGAAAGACCCTCCTTATTACCCCTCTTGTTTCTGTCCCCCATTCCACCCCTCAAACAACATTTGCCCTTGTGGCTTGCTGAAAGGGTACTGGGGTAAGATCCCCCCTGGGCCCTTACTTGCTCCACTGCCTACAGGTGGTGTGGTAACTTCGGGCCTGGCCATCTACGACACAATGCAGTACATCCTGAACCCCATCTGCACGTGGTGTGTTGGACAGGCTGCCAGCATGGGCTCCCTGCTCCTCGCTGCTGGCAGCCCGGGCATGCGCCATTCACTGCCCAATTCCAGAATCATGATCCACCAGCCCTCTGGAGGAGCCAGGGTGAGTACGCATTCTGCAGGGACGTCTAGTGGGAACTAGAACGGGAGTGCTACTCCGTGTCTACGTTGGTTGGAGACGGTCTCATCTTTTAGCCTCAGCTGTGCTGtagttcactgtgtagaccaggctggcctctagcctACAGAGATCCTGCTACCACTGCTTTGAGATAAGTGTTTTCATGGCTGGGGAGGTACTTTAGGAGTAAGAACGcttgcaaggccctgggttccatttccagcaagacaaagaataaaaacaaaaatagatccaggtgtggtggtacatgcctttaatcccaatactcaggcagcagaggcagagacaggctgatctcttgTCAGTTTCAAGGCAGCCTGGACTAGATCGGTGGCTCCCTCACTAGTGTCCCATGAGAAGTTTCATCTTTTTCCTCTACTTACTGCTCCTCAGGGCCAAGCCACAGACATCGCCATCCAGGCAGAGGAGATCATGAAGCTGAAAAAGCAGCTGTACAACATCTATGCCAAACACACCAAGCAGAGCCTACAGGTGATCGGTGAGCACCCAGCCTCCCACAGCACACACTGGAGCATCAGCATTGTCCTAAAGCAGGGCACCCCCACCTGACACTCAGAACCAGATTACTGTAATATGGTCACTCTGGGCCATGGACAATGGTCAGTAGAATCCCTGACCCACCAATGCTCTGTGCTTGGGGGTATGTGGCTATGgcagagctcctgcctagaatgaGCCCtttcccagtgaggggctggcgTCGTGTCAGGGGTGGAGCCCCAGTCTGAAATTCCCCCATGAGGACTAGGGGTGTGCCTTAAGGATACTTTTTTCACCCTTCTGATTCATCTATTTTCTTATTATATgcgtgtgggtgctaggaatcatgTCTGGGTCCTCTGCCAAaacaagtcctcttaaccactgagtcaactctccagccccagggaaacATTCCTGGCCCAACATAGGTTCTATGTCCCCAGAATCACAAAACAGAAGTTCCTAGCATGTTAGGCAGAACTCCCTTCAGTTACAATCTCCAGTTCTCCAGCCCTTTAGATCAGCTTTGCAAGCTGGGTGTGTCGGTAcctacctgtcatcccagcactgagaggtagaggtagagaatCATGAGTTGTAGACTGGGCTAGAGAATGTTTGGGTTTCAGTTTCAGTCACAGAAGCGGGCTCAGCTGGCCTGTGCTACAGAGGTGGTTTTGATGGAGAGAAGGTAGCAAGGGCCACTTCCCTGGAGCCCTTCTTTCATTTATGTGAGtccactgtcactgtcctcagacacaccagaagagggcatcagatcccattacagatggttgtgagccaccatgtggttgctgggaattgaactcaggacctctggaagagcaagctgccagtgctcttaacctctgagccatctctgcagcccgacatttctttatggtttttcgagagagggtttttctgtgtagccctggctgtcctggagctcactttgtagaccagctggcctcaaactcagaaatccgcctgcctctgcctcccaagtgctgggattaaaggcgtgcgccaccacgcccggctccgacatttcatttttaaaatagttgaTTTGGGGAGCATGTGCCTGCCATAGtgatgtgtggaagtcagaggacagtttgtaaACATCGGTTCTCTGTTGATACCTTGTAAGGAGTGGTGA
Proteins encoded in this region:
- the Clpp gene encoding ATP-dependent Clp protease proteolytic subunit, mitochondrial; the protein is MWPRVLLGEARVAVDGCRALLSRLAVRFSPPWTAVSCSPLRRSLHGTATRAFPLIPIVVEQTGRGERAYDIYSRLLRERIVCVMGPIDDSVASLVIAQLLFLQSESNKKPIHMYINSPGGVVTSGLAIYDTMQYILNPICTWCVGQAASMGSLLLAAGSPGMRHSLPNSRIMIHQPSGGARGQATDIAIQAEEIMKLKKQLYNIYAKHTKQSLQVIESAMERDRYMSPMEAQEFGILDKVLVHPPQDGEDEPELVQKETATAPTAPPAPTGT